The following coding sequences are from one Arachis hypogaea cultivar Tifrunner chromosome 7, arahy.Tifrunner.gnm2.J5K5, whole genome shotgun sequence window:
- the LOC112702775 gene encoding uncharacterized methyltransferase At2g41040, chloroplastic isoform X1: protein MAISSAPFIHPLCQAEFRKCPFLSSKPQFLPHLLRFKSQRTIHASSAVTLESGLNTQNEQEIQVDVFSCPICFEPLKRKGPPGLKISAIYRSAFKCKGCNKFYSSKDMYLDLTVTSGLRDYSEVQPARTELFRSPLVSFLYERGWRQNFRQSGFPGPDEEFRVAQEYFESSKGGLLVDVSCGSGLFSRKFAKSGSYSGVVALDFSENMLRQCYDFIKKEDTLSTANIALVRADVSRLPFPSGSVDAVHAGAALHCWPSPSNAIAEITRILRSGGKFVGTTFLRYTSSTPWIIRPFRERSPQGYSYLTEEEIEDLCTSTGLTNYSSKTQQSYIMFTAEKP from the exons ATGGCCATTTCTTCTGCTCCATTCATCCACCCGTTGTGTCAAGCGGAATTCCGCAAATGCCCCTTCCTCTCTTCGAAACCCCAGTTCCTCCCTCACCTCCTCCGCTTCAAGTCCCAACGAACTATTCATGCAAGTTCGGCTGTTACTCTAGAGTCG GGTTTAAATACACAGAATGAGCAGGAAATACAAGTTGATGTCTTCTCTTGTCCAATATGCTTTGAGCCCCTGAAACGGAAAGGTCCTCCTGGCCTTAAGAT ATCAGCAATCTACAGGTCTGCATTTAAGTGTAAGGGATGCAATAAATTCTACTCTAGCAAGGACATGTATTTAGATCTAACTGTGACTTCTGGCTTGAGAGATTACTCTGAAGTTCAACCAGCTCGAACAGAGCTTTTCAG GAGCCCACTTGTTTCATTCTTATATGAGAGAGGTTGGCGTCAGAACTTCAGGCAAAGTGGCTTTCCTGGTCCAGATGAAGAG TTCAGAGTGGCCCAAGAGTACTTTGAATCTTCCAAAGGTGGTCTGCTTGTCGATGTCAGCTGTGGTAGTGGTTTATTTTCCCGAAAGTTTGCTAAATCTGGAAGTTATTCTGGAGTCGTTGCACTAGATTTTTCAGAGAATATGCTTCGCCAGTGTTATGATTTCATTAAGAAAGAGGACACTCTTTCAACAGC CAATATTGCTCTAGTAAGGGCCGATGTTTCTAGGCTTCCGTTCCCTTCAGGTTCAGTTGATGCTGTTCATGCTGGTGCAGCCTTGCACTGTTGGCCATCTCCCTCCAATGCT ATTGCTGAAATCACCCGGATACTAAGAAGTGGTGGAAAATTTGTGGGGACCACTTTTCTGCGTTACACTTCATCAACTCCCTGGATTATACGCCCTTTTAGAGAG AGGAGTCCTCAAGGCTATAGCTATTTGACAGAGGAGGAGATCGAGGACCTTTGCACATCAACTGGTCTTACAAATTATTCAAGCAAAACTCAACAATCTTATATTATGTTTACTGCTGAAAAGCCTTGA
- the LOC112702775 gene encoding uncharacterized methyltransferase At2g41040, chloroplastic isoform X2, which produces MAISSAPFIHPLCQAEFRKCPFLSSKPQFLPHLLRFKSQRTIHASSAVTLESNEQEIQVDVFSCPICFEPLKRKGPPGLKISAIYRSAFKCKGCNKFYSSKDMYLDLTVTSGLRDYSEVQPARTELFRSPLVSFLYERGWRQNFRQSGFPGPDEEFRVAQEYFESSKGGLLVDVSCGSGLFSRKFAKSGSYSGVVALDFSENMLRQCYDFIKKEDTLSTANIALVRADVSRLPFPSGSVDAVHAGAALHCWPSPSNAIAEITRILRSGGKFVGTTFLRYTSSTPWIIRPFRERSPQGYSYLTEEEIEDLCTSTGLTNYSSKTQQSYIMFTAEKP; this is translated from the exons ATGGCCATTTCTTCTGCTCCATTCATCCACCCGTTGTGTCAAGCGGAATTCCGCAAATGCCCCTTCCTCTCTTCGAAACCCCAGTTCCTCCCTCACCTCCTCCGCTTCAAGTCCCAACGAACTATTCATGCAAGTTCGGCTGTTACTCTAGAGTCG AATGAGCAGGAAATACAAGTTGATGTCTTCTCTTGTCCAATATGCTTTGAGCCCCTGAAACGGAAAGGTCCTCCTGGCCTTAAGAT ATCAGCAATCTACAGGTCTGCATTTAAGTGTAAGGGATGCAATAAATTCTACTCTAGCAAGGACATGTATTTAGATCTAACTGTGACTTCTGGCTTGAGAGATTACTCTGAAGTTCAACCAGCTCGAACAGAGCTTTTCAG GAGCCCACTTGTTTCATTCTTATATGAGAGAGGTTGGCGTCAGAACTTCAGGCAAAGTGGCTTTCCTGGTCCAGATGAAGAG TTCAGAGTGGCCCAAGAGTACTTTGAATCTTCCAAAGGTGGTCTGCTTGTCGATGTCAGCTGTGGTAGTGGTTTATTTTCCCGAAAGTTTGCTAAATCTGGAAGTTATTCTGGAGTCGTTGCACTAGATTTTTCAGAGAATATGCTTCGCCAGTGTTATGATTTCATTAAGAAAGAGGACACTCTTTCAACAGC CAATATTGCTCTAGTAAGGGCCGATGTTTCTAGGCTTCCGTTCCCTTCAGGTTCAGTTGATGCTGTTCATGCTGGTGCAGCCTTGCACTGTTGGCCATCTCCCTCCAATGCT ATTGCTGAAATCACCCGGATACTAAGAAGTGGTGGAAAATTTGTGGGGACCACTTTTCTGCGTTACACTTCATCAACTCCCTGGATTATACGCCCTTTTAGAGAG AGGAGTCCTCAAGGCTATAGCTATTTGACAGAGGAGGAGATCGAGGACCTTTGCACATCAACTGGTCTTACAAATTATTCAAGCAAAACTCAACAATCTTATATTATGTTTACTGCTGAAAAGCCTTGA
- the LOC140174319 gene encoding uncharacterized protein — MVKEEWRELGNGQFLDKMKALSVPVQRWHKQNFGNIAEKIRKFEEEIKKVDEVVSSGLHDGMLESRRRALVRCCEKWYVRQDVHWKQMSRARYAKKMDRNTKYFHNIASAKRRNNRIESLVINGRLIRNQARIKVAIRDFYKRLYHQEASPTVSFRDGLVNRLEREEAEALEVMSSAEEVKEAIWDCESSKAPGNDGYNMNFIKKCWGEIGSEFTTAVLSFFEHARLPADSNVTWVALAPKFIEAKEIKDLRPISMVGCVYKAISKLLTQRMRSVMSELVGESQSAFVKGRKIHDGALIACETIHWLKRERKASAIIKLDFHKAYDGVKWCFVNTVLEKMGFSSTWRAWVKECIKSAYISILVNGSPSKAFKMERGFYQGDPLSLFLFVLVVDVLNRMIGEAVRNGRISPLLIEPKSVAVYSYFTSERGSMERYMSITNKEATSKAEDDRWPSDRGRGWRTIRFWEDTWLHIGKLKDAYPRLFLISSQKRSPIGDCGFWDGIEWIWNFQWRRELRQWESETLDQMLLALQSEATLDEEILRYKLTKEIWRGLVLPRVELFTWFVLIGRVNTKDMLNRLGILGQHDNLCVLCKKVVESVHHLLVACEFSWQVWRGWISKLGQEWTAPGTLKDHFESWRSMTMRQEVRKFWLVGFFSVIRNIWLQRNGVIFQNKTAGVVECVAQSFLSATEWCGN; from the exons ATGGTGAAGGAAGAGTGGAGGGAATTAGGTAATGGACAGTTCCTAGACAAGATGAAAGCGTTGTCCGTTCCGGTTCAGAGATGGCATAAGCAGAACTTTGGGAATATAGCTGAGAAGATAAGAAAGTTTGAAGAAGAGATCAAGAAGGTGGACGAAGTGGTGAGTAGTGGTTTGCATGATGGTATGTTGGAGTCAAGGAGAAGGGCACTAGTGAGATGCTGTGAGAAGTGGTATGTTAGGCAGGATGTCCACTGGAAGCAAATGTCTAGAGCCCGGTATGCCAAGAAAATGGATAGGAATACTAAATATTTTCACAATATCGCCTCGGCAAAAAGAAGGAATAACAGAATCGAGTCTTTGGTTATTAATGGGAGACTAATAAGGAACCAAGCAAGGATAAAGGTGGCGATTCGAGACTTTTATAAGCGCTTGTACCACCAGGAAGCTTCCCCGACGGTGAGCTTTAGAGATGGTTTAGTGAACCGACTGGAGAGGGAGGAAGCGGAAGCCTTAGAGGTGATGTCATCAGCAGAGGAAGTGAAGGAGGCGATATGGGACTGTGAATCTTCGAAAGCACCAGGGAATGACGGATACAacatgaattttataaaaaagtgtTGGGGAGAGATTGGATCGGAATTCACTACAGCTGTATTAAGCTTCTTTGAGCATGCGAGACTACCAGCAGACTCCAATGTCACATGGGTAGCGTTGGCACCAAAGTTCATAGAGGCGAAGGAGATAAAAGACCTTAGACCAATCAGCATGGTTGGTTGTGTATATAAAGCTATCTCTAAATTGCTGACACAAAGAATGAGGAGTGTAATGTCGGAATTAGTTGGAGAATCCCAGAGTGCCTTTGTGAAAGGAAGGAAGATACACGATGGAGCTTTAATTGCATGCGAAACGATACATTggttaaaaagagaaagaaaggcaTCAGCGATTATCAAACTGGACTTCCACAAAGCCTATGATGGAGTTAAATGGTGCTTTGTTAATACCGTGTTAGAGAAGATGGGTTTCAGTAGTACATGGAGGGCATGGGTGAAGGAGTGTATAAAGTCGGCATACATCTCTATTCTGGTTAATGGATCCCCGTCAAAAGCATTCAAAATGGAGAGGGGATTTTATCAAGGCGACCCATTATCactgtttttgtttgttttggtGGTGGATGTGCTCAACAGAATGATAGGTGAGGCAGTAAGGAACGGTCGCATCTCCCCACTGTTG ATTGAACCCAAATCAGTTGCTGTCTACTCATACTTTACCAGTGAGAGGGGGTCCATGGAAAGATATATGTCAATTACAAATAAAGAAGCAACAAGTAAAGCAGAAGATGATAGATGGCCTAGCGATAGAGGTAGGGGATGGAGGACTATCAGATTTTGGGAGGATACGTGGCTGCACATAGGAAAGTTGAAAGACGCTTATCCGAGACTCTTCTTGATTTCAAGCCAAAAAAGATCACCTATTGGGGattgtgggttctgggatgggATAGAGTGGATATGGAATTTTCAGTGGAGGCGGGAGCTCCGCCAGTGGGAATCAGAAACTTTAGATCAGATGCTACTTGCCTTGCAATCT gAAGCGACTCTGGATGAGGAGATTCTGAGGTACAAACTCACAAAAGAGATCTGGAGAGGATTAGTTCTGCCTAGAGTTGAGCTATTCACTTGGTTCGTTCTGATTGGCCGGGTCAACACAAAGGACATGCTTAATAGGTTGGGTATTCTGGGACAACATGATAACTTGTGTGTGTTGTGTAAGAAAGTCGTTGAAAGTGTTCATCACCTGTTGGTTGCTTGTGAGTTTTCTTGGCAGGTGTGGCGTGGATGGATCTCGAAACTTGGTCAGGAGTGGACAGCTCCCGGCACATTGAAAGATCACTTTGAGAGTTGGAGATCCATGACTATGAGACAAGAGGTACGAAAGTTCTGGCTAGTTGGGTTCTTTTCAGTTATAAGGAACATTTGGCTACAGAGAAATGGTGTAATATTCCAGAACAAGACAGCAGGCGTTGTAGAGTGTGTGGCACAATCTTTTCTTAGTGCTACGGAATGGTGTGGTAACTAG